In Snodgrassella alvi wkB2, the DNA window CTTGTCCCTTTTCATCTTTAAGGTTATCTTCACGCTTAATCACTCAAATTTGCAAGCCCGAAAACATAAACAATAGTCAGCACATAAACTTCAATATTACAATCATACTATTTATACATGCGCAAACCAATTTAGCATGTCCTATCTTCTTTAAATAAAGTACTGCATGAATTCATATTCTCTTTTCGTAAGCTGTCCGCGCGGGCTGGAAACCATATTAAATCAGGAACTGGTTACCCTGGGCTGTGAGCAGATTCATAATCGTGACGGCGGTATCGCACTTACAGGTGATTTAGCCAGCGTATACAAAATTAATCTGCACAGCCGTGTAGCCAGCCGGGTACTTATCCGTCTGACTACCGGCCACTTTCGCAACGAAAACGAAATTTATCAACTGGCCAGGAAAATCTGCTGGCCTGAATGGTTTGACATAGATAAAAATTTCAAAATTCATATTGAAGGCAAACAGGCACAAATCAACAGCCTTAATTTTGCTGCCCTCAAAGTAAAAGATGCTATCTGCGATGTATTTCGCGATAAAACCGGCCGCCGCCCCAGTATAGAAAAATTTCGTCCGGATATCCGCATTCATGTCTTTATTGAAAAAAACGAAATATCTGTTTATCTGGACAGCAGTGGTGAAGCCTTATTTAAACGCGGCTACCGCAGTGACACCGGTGAAGCACCATTACGTGAAAATCTGGCAGCCGGTTTACTGTTACTGGCCGGCTATAACGGCAGCCAGCCCTTCATGGATCCTTTTTGCGGCAGTGGTACCCTTGCCATTGAAGCCGCACTGATTGCCACCGGCACAGCACCCGGGCTAGAACGTGCTTTCGGTTTTGAAAAGCTGAATAATTATAATGATAATTTATGGCAGCAGCTGCGTCGCGCTGCTCAGGCAGCCATACACCAACCATCTGCACCGGTTTTCGGAGCAGATATTGATAGCAGGCTAATCAGACTGGCTCAGGACAACGCCCGCTATGCCGGTATGGAGCAATATATTCAATGGCAGGTAACAGATGCCCTGGATACCCATCCGAACGGGAAT includes these proteins:
- a CDS encoding THUMP domain-containing class I SAM-dependent RNA methyltransferase translates to MNSYSLFVSCPRGLETILNQELVTLGCEQIHNRDGGIALTGDLASVYKINLHSRVASRVLIRLTTGHFRNENEIYQLARKICWPEWFDIDKNFKIHIEGKQAQINSLNFAALKVKDAICDVFRDKTGRRPSIEKFRPDIRIHVFIEKNEISVYLDSSGEALFKRGYRSDTGEAPLRENLAAGLLLLAGYNGSQPFMDPFCGSGTLAIEAALIATGTAPGLERAFGFEKLNNYNDNLWQQLRRAAQAAIHQPSAPVFGADIDSRLIRLAQDNARYAGMEQYIQWQVTDALDTHPNGNNGIMISNPPYGVRLSEIQLLHALYPQLGSWLKQHFAGWLIGMFSADRDMPKLMRLSPKRKIPLFNGNLDCRLFLLDMVAGSNRQKEHKA